A single genomic interval of Terriglobus albidus harbors:
- a CDS encoding vitamin B12-dependent ribonucleotide reductase: MAENRKAAAVADSVAASAPVATKSSTKSAPGLTWQRYFSRPGVSPYDEVVWEKRDAVIQDFKGKTIFEQKDVEVPSDWSMTATNIVASKYLHGQLGTPERETGVRQLVSRVAETIRDWGKKDGYFATDEDAAVFHDDLAHLLIQQKAAFNSPVWFNVGCDRLEPNSDAQNWHWNAHTCAIEFSVTGYRKPQCSACFINAVNDSLDSILTLAKTEGMLFKWGSGTGSNLSAIRGSMETLSGGGTASGPLSFMRGFDAFAGVIKSGGKTRRAAKMVILNVEHPDIIDFIECKQKEEAKAWTLVQAGYDGSGPDSEAYSSIFFQNANNSVRVTDEFMHAVERDAQFTTLTVKDRKPVKEYRARDIMTKIAEATWQCGDPGMQYDTTINRWHTSKNTARINASNPCSEYMFLDDSACNLASFNLLKFLTPGGQFDIQAYRAAIRTVITAMEILVDNSGYPTEAIAKNSHDYRPLGLGYANLGALLMAFGLPYDSDAGRDFAATLTAIMCGDAYWQSSRVAELCQPLAAATPLTQSATREGGACPGYYVNREPFLDVIRLHRASVNEIGTSKTSEEGFVAPQLDELIEASKDSWDGALAHGEKFGYRNSQVTVLAPTGTIGFMMDCDTTGIEPDLALVKYKKLVGGGMIKIVNNTVPSALFKLGYDNDQVNSIVSYIDSTGTIEGAPGIKPEHLAVFDCSFKPAKGTRSIHYMGHIKMMSATQPFLSGAISKTVNLPHDATVDDIAEAYIESWRQGLKAVAIYRDGSKGSQPLNVSASDGKAKKEGIADKATAAINATAEPAVDPAVVAAKEARIATLEAQMAHLIAQSNQNTDASDATAPPRAVRHRLPAERASVTHKFSIAGHEGYITVGLYPNGAPGEIFIRMAKEGSTVSGLMDSFATAVSLSLQHGVPLKVLSEKFAHTRFEPSGWTGNEQIGYAKSIMDYLFRWMQLRFLSGQQLDLFQGLAPAKAVPVTGAIEGEQATVVPSLSAEVYGPRTTPPIEGIAPDPTAMGAAPVASYGVEDRGIAKTVHAADAMKSMYDMGDAPSCSTCGAIMVRNGSCYRCMSCGSTSGCS, from the coding sequence ATGGCTGAAAATCGTAAGGCCGCTGCTGTCGCTGACTCTGTCGCCGCCTCGGCTCCCGTTGCAACCAAATCTTCCACCAAGTCTGCCCCCGGGCTGACCTGGCAGCGCTATTTCTCCAGGCCCGGCGTCAGCCCCTACGACGAAGTTGTCTGGGAGAAGCGCGATGCCGTGATCCAGGACTTCAAGGGCAAGACGATCTTCGAGCAGAAGGACGTCGAGGTTCCTTCGGACTGGTCGATGACGGCGACCAACATCGTTGCCAGCAAGTATCTGCACGGCCAGCTCGGAACTCCGGAGCGTGAGACCGGCGTGCGTCAACTGGTAAGCCGCGTAGCGGAGACGATCCGTGACTGGGGAAAGAAAGACGGCTACTTTGCCACCGATGAAGACGCGGCTGTCTTCCATGACGACCTGGCGCACCTGCTGATTCAGCAGAAAGCCGCCTTCAATTCGCCGGTGTGGTTCAACGTCGGCTGCGATCGGCTGGAGCCGAACTCCGACGCGCAGAACTGGCACTGGAATGCGCACACCTGCGCCATTGAGTTTTCCGTGACCGGCTACCGCAAGCCGCAGTGCTCGGCCTGCTTTATCAACGCCGTGAATGATTCGCTGGACTCCATCCTGACGCTGGCCAAAACCGAAGGCATGCTCTTCAAGTGGGGATCGGGCACGGGATCGAATCTGTCGGCCATCCGTGGTTCTATGGAGACCCTTTCAGGCGGCGGCACCGCCTCCGGCCCGCTGAGCTTCATGCGTGGTTTTGACGCCTTTGCCGGCGTCATCAAGTCCGGCGGCAAGACCCGGCGCGCGGCCAAGATGGTGATCCTGAACGTGGAGCACCCGGACATCATCGACTTCATCGAGTGCAAGCAGAAGGAAGAGGCCAAGGCCTGGACGCTGGTGCAGGCCGGCTATGACGGCTCGGGTCCAGACTCCGAGGCTTACTCCTCGATCTTCTTCCAGAACGCGAACAATTCGGTGCGTGTAACCGATGAGTTCATGCACGCGGTGGAGCGCGATGCCCAGTTCACCACGCTGACCGTGAAGGACCGCAAGCCGGTCAAGGAGTACCGTGCCCGCGACATCATGACCAAGATTGCCGAGGCGACCTGGCAGTGCGGCGATCCGGGCATGCAGTACGACACCACCATCAACCGGTGGCACACCAGCAAGAACACGGCGCGCATCAATGCGTCGAACCCCTGCTCGGAGTACATGTTCCTGGATGACTCGGCCTGCAACCTGGCCAGCTTCAACCTGTTGAAGTTCCTCACGCCGGGCGGGCAGTTTGATATTCAGGCCTACCGCGCGGCTATCCGCACGGTGATCACGGCGATGGAGATCCTGGTTGACAACTCCGGTTATCCGACTGAGGCGATCGCGAAGAACTCGCACGACTACCGTCCGCTGGGTCTGGGCTATGCCAACCTGGGTGCTCTGCTGATGGCCTTCGGCCTGCCGTATGACTCCGACGCCGGCCGCGACTTTGCCGCGACGCTTACCGCCATCATGTGCGGCGATGCCTACTGGCAGTCGTCCCGTGTGGCTGAGCTGTGCCAGCCTCTGGCTGCCGCGACTCCGCTGACGCAGTCCGCCACCCGTGAGGGCGGCGCCTGCCCGGGCTACTACGTCAATCGCGAACCGTTCCTGGATGTGATCCGTCTGCACCGCGCCAGCGTGAATGAGATCGGTACGTCGAAGACCTCGGAAGAGGGCTTCGTTGCTCCGCAGCTCGATGAGCTGATTGAGGCGAGCAAGGACTCGTGGGATGGCGCTCTGGCCCACGGTGAGAAGTTCGGCTACCGCAACTCCCAGGTGACGGTGCTTGCCCCGACCGGAACCATTGGCTTCATGATGGACTGCGACACCACCGGCATTGAGCCCGACCTGGCTCTGGTGAAGTACAAGAAGCTGGTCGGCGGCGGCATGATCAAGATCGTGAACAACACGGTTCCGTCGGCTCTGTTCAAGCTCGGCTACGACAACGACCAGGTGAACTCGATCGTCAGCTACATCGATTCCACCGGCACCATCGAAGGCGCGCCCGGCATCAAGCCGGAGCATCTGGCGGTGTTTGACTGCTCGTTCAAGCCGGCTAAGGGCACGCGTTCCATCCACTACATGGGCCACATCAAGATGATGTCGGCGACGCAGCCCTTCCTTTCAGGGGCAATCTCGAAGACGGTGAACCTGCCGCACGATGCGACGGTGGACGATATCGCCGAGGCTTACATCGAGAGCTGGCGTCAGGGCCTGAAGGCCGTGGCCATCTATCGCGACGGATCGAAGGGATCGCAGCCGCTGAACGTCTCTGCCTCCGACGGCAAGGCGAAGAAGGAAGGCATCGCCGACAAGGCGACGGCCGCCATCAACGCCACGGCTGAGCCGGCTGTCGATCCGGCCGTCGTTGCGGCGAAGGAAGCCCGCATCGCTACGCTGGAAGCGCAGATGGCGCACCTCATCGCGCAGTCGAACCAGAACACTGACGCAAGCGATGCCACGGCTCCGCCGCGCGCGGTACGGCACCGTCTGCCCGCCGAGCGGGCCTCGGTGACCCATAAGTTCTCCATCGCCGGCCACGAGGGCTACATCACGGTCGGTCTGTATCCCAATGGAGCTCCGGGCGAGATCTTCATCCGCATGGCGAAGGAAGGCTCGACGGTTTCCGGCCTGATGGACTCCTTCGCGACAGCGGTCTCGCTGTCACTGCAGCACGGTGTGCCGCTGAAGGTACTGAGCGAGAAATTCGCTCACACCCGCTTCGAGCCCTCAGGCTGGACGGGCAACGAGCAGATCGGCTACGCGAAGTCGATCATGGACTACCTCTTCCGCTGGATGCAGCTCCGCTTCCTCAGCGGCCAGCAGCTTGACCTCTTCCAGGGCCTGGCTCCGGCGAAGGCCGTGCCGGTGACGGGAGCGATCGAGGGCGAGCAGGCCACGGTAGTACCGAGCCTGTCGGCTGAGGTCTACGGTCCGCGCACCACGCCTCCGATTGAGGGCATTGCACCCGATCCGACGGCGATGGGCGCGGCTCCGGTGGCAAGCTACGGTGTGGAAGACCGCGGCATAGCGAAGACCGTTCACGCGGCCGATGCGATGAAGAGCATGTACGACATGGGCGATGCTCCGTCGTGCTCCACCTGCGGCGCCATTATGGTGCGGAATGGTAGCTGCTACCGCTGCATGAGCTGCGGTTCTACGAGCGGCTGCAGCTAG
- a CDS encoding c-type cytochrome — protein sequence MLKPFFALPALVVLAFPPQQPVPATPAPATGNMANPVKPTAESQAKAKKMYGYDCAMCHGPTGDGKGDIAMKPAPKDLTDPSSLKDMSDADLFAIIKTGKGQMPGDGDRLKDDDLWNMVIYVRSLAKK from the coding sequence ATGCTGAAGCCTTTCTTTGCTCTACCTGCCTTGGTGGTTCTGGCGTTTCCACCACAGCAACCCGTCCCCGCAACTCCGGCGCCCGCAACCGGGAATATGGCCAACCCCGTCAAGCCCACAGCCGAGTCTCAAGCCAAAGCGAAAAAGATGTACGGCTACGACTGCGCGATGTGCCACGGCCCGACCGGAGACGGCAAAGGCGACATCGCTATGAAACCGGCGCCGAAAGACCTTACCGATCCGTCGTCACTCAAAGACATGTCCGATGCCGACCTCTTCGCCATCATCAAAACGGGCAAAGGCCAGATGCCCGGCGACGGTGACCGACTAAAGGACGACGACCTATGGAACATGGTGATCTACGTACGGTCGCTGGCGAAGAAGTGA
- a CDS encoding adenine nucleotide alpha hydrolase yields MSVKCILSWSGGKDSAWALKLLREQGEWQVGALLTSVNEHFRRIAIHGVREDLLDRQAEAAGLPLWKVPLPWPCPNDEYERRMAAVCERAVSEGFTAVAFGDLFLEEIRAYRERMLAGTGLQPLFPVWGIPTDQLAEEMLSAGVKARLTCLDPRKLPAELAGRSWDRDLISSLPAGVDPCGENGEFHTFVTAGPMLHKEILVEPGERVERDGFVYAELLG; encoded by the coding sequence ATGTCCGTCAAGTGCATCCTCAGTTGGAGCGGCGGAAAAGACTCTGCCTGGGCCTTAAAACTGCTGCGCGAGCAGGGTGAGTGGCAGGTCGGAGCCCTTCTTACGTCGGTCAACGAACATTTCCGCCGCATCGCCATTCATGGCGTCCGCGAGGACCTGCTCGACCGCCAGGCTGAGGCCGCCGGACTCCCACTCTGGAAGGTTCCCCTTCCCTGGCCATGCCCGAACGACGAGTACGAGCGCCGCATGGCGGCAGTCTGCGAACGCGCTGTCTCTGAGGGCTTTACTGCCGTGGCCTTTGGCGACCTCTTTCTGGAAGAGATCCGCGCCTACCGTGAACGCATGCTTGCTGGTACCGGCCTGCAGCCGCTCTTTCCGGTCTGGGGCATCCCTACCGACCAGCTTGCCGAAGAGATGCTCTCTGCCGGCGTCAAAGCCCGCCTCACCTGCCTGGACCCACGGAAACTCCCGGCAGAGCTCGCCGGCCGCAGCTGGGACCGCGACCTCATCTCCTCACTCCCGGCAGGCGTAGACCCCTGCGGGGAAAACGGCGAGTTCCACACCTTCGTCACCGCCGGCCCCATGCTGCATAAAGAAATCCTGGTCGAACCCGGCGAACGAGTCGAACGCGACGGCTTCGTCTACGCCGAGCTTCTGGGCTAG